A genomic window from Acinetobacter chinensis includes:
- a CDS encoding carbonic anhydrase — MRTWQESLNILRKGNARFIQHKMNNVLHHDLQTLSEAQNPYAVILCCSDSRVSPDIIFDQSLGSLFVIQNAGNVSDTSVLGSIQYAIQHLKTPLIIVLGHTCCGAVTAAHENKKMKGPLQDLITQIDENLILNGTAEDSIRNHTLATARLLNTALETHQAKIEQDAQVLPAIYDIASGYITWMDLEKDIIATPQPITL; from the coding sequence TTGAGAACATGGCAAGAGTCGCTGAATATTTTACGGAAAGGCAATGCACGCTTTATTCAGCATAAAATGAATAATGTTTTGCACCATGACCTCCAGACGCTTTCGGAAGCTCAGAATCCTTATGCTGTTATCCTTTGCTGTTCAGATTCCAGAGTTTCTCCAGACATCATTTTTGACCAGAGCCTGGGGAGTCTGTTCGTCATACAGAACGCCGGTAATGTCAGTGATACCTCTGTGCTGGGAAGTATTCAGTATGCGATACAGCATCTGAAAACACCTTTGATTATTGTTCTTGGTCATACCTGCTGTGGTGCGGTGACAGCTGCTCATGAAAATAAAAAAATGAAAGGTCCATTACAGGATCTGATCACCCAGATTGATGAAAATCTGATCCTTAATGGTACAGCTGAAGATTCCATCAGAAACCATACATTAGCTACAGCGCGGCTCCTGAATACTGCCCTCGAAACACATCAGGCTAAAATTGAACAGGATGCTCAGGTTCTTCCTGCCATCTATGACATTGCCAGTGGCTACATTACATGGATGGATTTAGAAAAAGATATTATAGCTACACCCCAGCCAATTACACTGTAA
- a CDS encoding surface-adhesin E family protein, whose product MLKFFLGVLVAGILSTNVNADWERVGSSDEYYYYVDTDKTRKASEYGKSYLKVWGKQVIYNDISKDGLSVDDYSISLWHINCNELTIGMKSYNEYKKSGKLLNSDHNSYVTMKDVIPNSIGESILEKSCKAFETPSF is encoded by the coding sequence GTGTTGAAATTTTTTTTGGGTGTGCTAGTAGCGGGTATTCTTTCGACGAATGTAAATGCTGACTGGGAAAGAGTCGGAAGCAGTGATGAATATTATTATTATGTTGATACGGATAAAACCCGGAAAGCCTCAGAGTATGGGAAAAGCTACCTGAAAGTCTGGGGGAAGCAGGTTATCTATAATGATATTAGCAAAGATGGTTTAAGTGTGGATGATTATTCAATATCGTTGTGGCATATAAATTGTAATGAATTGACTATAGGCATGAAGTCATACAATGAATATAAAAAGAGCGGCAAGTTGCTGAATTCAGATCATAATTCTTATGTCACGATGAAAGACGTTATCCCGAACTCCATTGGTGAATCAATTTTAGAAAAATCATGCAAAGCCTTTGAAACACCATCTTTTTGA
- a CDS encoding I78 family peptidase inhibitor yields MKKIVMLGLMIAAVTGCSTVQKSEDKPALGMANPASTYCVEQGGKLEIRKEARGETGYCHLPDGQVVEEWTLFRAAQSKCVSEQATALIGQPKLTEAQIQKKTGAKTVRLVQPGQPVTMDYREDRVTVTVDPETGKVVHASCG; encoded by the coding sequence ATGAAAAAAATCGTAATGCTTGGATTGATGATTGCAGCTGTTACAGGTTGCAGTACTGTGCAGAAAAGTGAAGACAAGCCTGCTTTAGGGATGGCAAATCCTGCCAGTACATACTGTGTTGAACAGGGTGGTAAGCTGGAAATCAGAAAAGAAGCCAGGGGTGAAACAGGTTATTGTCATTTACCAGATGGTCAGGTCGTTGAAGAGTGGACACTGTTCCGTGCAGCACAGAGTAAATGCGTCTCTGAACAGGCGACAGCTCTGATTGGTCAGCCAAAGTTAACAGAAGCTCAGATTCAGAAAAAAACGGGTGCGAAGACAGTACGCTTAGTACAGCCAGGACAGCCTGTAACCATGGATTACCGCGAAGACCGTGTCACTGTGACGGTTGACCCTGAAACTGGTAAAGTGGTTCATGCCAGTTGCGGTTAA
- a CDS encoding bifunctional aconitate hydratase 2/2-methylisocitrate dehydratase, whose product MLEAYRQHVEERAALGVPPKPLDDAQTADLVELLKNPPAGEEAFLVDLLENRVPAGVDQAAYVKAAFLAAVAKGEAASPLVSKERAVYLLGTMLGGYNVAPLVALLDDAALAGLAAEALKKTLLVFDAFHDVAEKAKAGNANAQAVMQSWADAEWFTSRKDVPTEIKLTVFKVTGETNTDDLSPAQDAWSRPDIPLHANAMLKNVRDGINPEVPGEVGPLNQIKDLVAKGNQVAYVGDVVGTGSSRKSATNSVLWFFGDDIAHIPNKKDGGYCLGSKIAPIFFNTMEDAGALPIEIDVQNMNMGDEIVLNIDHAAAKVTASKNGAVIAEAELKTPVLLDEVRAGGRINLIVGRGLTTKAREALGLPVSTLFRTPVQPAATGKGFTQAQKMVGRACGLPEGQGVLPGTYCEPKMTTVGSQDTTGPMTRDELKDLACLGFSADLVMQSFCHTAAYPKPVDVQMQHSLPDFIMNRGGVSLRPGDGIIHSWLNRMLLPDTVGTGGDSHTRFPIGISFPAGSGLVAFAAATGVMPLDMPESILVKFKGKMQPGITLRDLVHAIPYVAIQQGDLTVEKKGKKNIFSGRILEIDLTEMETDLTVEQAFELSDASAERSAAGCSITLSEEKVAEYLKSNITMLKWMISEGYGDARTMARRVENMEKWLANPSLLKADADAEYTKVYEIDLATITEPVLCCPNDPDDAKLLSDVQGVKIDEVFVGSCMTNIGHFRAAGKLLEKVPGGSLSTRLWLAPPTRMDERQLMEEGFYNTYGKAGARTEMPGCSLCMGNQARVAPNTTCVSTSTRNFPNRLGQGANVYLASAELASVAAVLGKLPTPEEYQQYAAQIDSMSADIYQYLSFDKMETYTDASKDVDTKKIAAAQLS is encoded by the coding sequence GTGCTAGAAGCTTACCGCCAACACGTTGAAGAACGTGCCGCACTCGGAGTCCCACCGAAGCCACTTGACGATGCTCAGACTGCTGACCTGGTTGAATTATTAAAAAATCCACCAGCAGGCGAAGAAGCATTTTTAGTTGATTTGCTTGAAAACCGTGTTCCTGCAGGTGTTGACCAGGCTGCTTATGTTAAAGCTGCATTCCTGGCTGCTGTCGCAAAAGGCGAAGCTGCATCTCCATTAGTATCTAAAGAACGTGCTGTTTACTTACTGGGTACTATGCTTGGTGGTTATAACGTAGCTCCTTTAGTTGCATTACTTGACGATGCTGCACTGGCGGGTCTTGCTGCAGAAGCGTTAAAGAAAACTCTTCTTGTATTTGATGCGTTCCATGACGTTGCTGAAAAAGCAAAAGCGGGTAATGCAAATGCACAGGCAGTTATGCAATCCTGGGCTGATGCTGAATGGTTCACTAGCCGTAAAGACGTTCCAACTGAAATCAAACTTACTGTTTTCAAAGTAACTGGCGAAACAAACACAGACGACCTGTCACCTGCACAGGACGCTTGGAGCCGTCCAGATATTCCATTACATGCAAATGCAATGCTGAAAAACGTACGAGACGGTATCAACCCAGAAGTTCCTGGTGAAGTTGGTCCGTTAAACCAGATTAAAGACCTTGTTGCTAAAGGTAATCAGGTTGCTTACGTTGGTGACGTTGTTGGTACAGGTTCAAGCCGTAAATCAGCAACTAACTCTGTTCTTTGGTTCTTTGGTGATGACATTGCTCACATCCCGAACAAAAAAGACGGTGGTTACTGCTTAGGTTCTAAAATCGCTCCGATTTTCTTCAACACTATGGAAGATGCAGGCGCGTTACCAATCGAAATCGATGTTCAGAACATGAACATGGGTGACGAAATCGTTCTGAATATCGATCACGCTGCTGCAAAAGTAACTGCATCTAAAAACGGTGCTGTGATTGCAGAAGCTGAACTGAAAACTCCAGTACTTTTAGACGAAGTACGTGCGGGTGGTCGTATTAACCTGATCGTTGGTCGTGGTTTGACGACTAAAGCGCGTGAAGCTTTAGGTCTGCCAGTATCTACTCTGTTCCGTACACCAGTTCAGCCTGCTGCGACTGGCAAAGGCTTTACTCAAGCTCAGAAAATGGTTGGTCGCGCTTGTGGTCTTCCTGAAGGTCAAGGTGTACTTCCAGGTACTTACTGTGAACCTAAGATGACGACTGTTGGTTCTCAGGATACAACTGGTCCGATGACTCGTGACGAACTGAAAGACTTAGCTTGCTTAGGTTTCTCTGCTGACCTGGTTATGCAATCTTTCTGTCACACAGCTGCTTATCCAAAGCCAGTTGACGTTCAAATGCAACACTCGCTTCCTGATTTCATCATGAACCGTGGTGGTGTATCACTACGCCCAGGTGACGGTATTATCCACTCCTGGTTAAACCGTATGCTTCTTCCAGATACAGTTGGTACTGGTGGTGACTCACATACTCGTTTCCCAATCGGTATTTCTTTCCCAGCAGGTTCTGGTCTTGTAGCGTTCGCTGCAGCAACTGGTGTTATGCCACTTGATATGCCCGAATCTATTCTTGTTAAGTTCAAGGGTAAAATGCAACCTGGTATCACTCTACGTGACCTTGTACATGCAATCCCTTATGTTGCGATTCAACAAGGTGACTTAACTGTAGAGAAGAAAGGTAAGAAAAACATCTTCTCTGGTCGTATCCTTGAGATCGACTTAACAGAAATGGAAACTGACTTAACTGTTGAGCAAGCATTCGAACTTTCTGATGCTTCTGCTGAACGTTCTGCTGCTGGTTGTTCTATCACGCTTTCTGAAGAGAAAGTTGCTGAATACCTTAAATCAAACATTACAATGTTGAAATGGATGATTTCTGAAGGTTATGGCGATGCGCGTACTATGGCTCGTCGTGTTGAGAACATGGAAAAATGGTTAGCGAATCCATCACTTCTTAAAGCTGATGCTGATGCTGAATACACTAAAGTGTATGAAATTGACCTTGCTACAATCACTGAGCCAGTTCTTTGCTGTCCAAACGATCCAGATGATGCGAAACTGTTATCTGACGTTCAGGGCGTGAAAATTGACGAAGTATTCGTTGGTTCTTGTATGACTAACATCGGTCACTTCCGTGCAGCGGGTAAACTTTTAGAGAAAGTTCCTGGTGGTTCTTTATCTACCCGTCTTTGGTTAGCTCCTCCAACTCGTATGGACGAACGCCAGTTGATGGAAGAAGGTTTCTACAATACTTATGGTAAAGCTGGCGCGCGTACTGAAATGCCAGGTTGTTCATTATGTATGGGTAACCAGGCACGTGTAGCTCCGAACACTACTTGTGTATCGACTTCTACCCGTAACTTCCCGAACCGTTTAGGTCAAGGTGCGAACGTTTACTTAGCTTCTGCTGAACTTGCTTCTGTTGCTGCTGTACTTGGTAAATTACCAACTCCAGAAGAATATCAACAGTATGCAGCTCAGATTGACAGCATGTCTGCTGACATCTATCAATACTTAAGCTTCGACAAAATGGAAACGTATACTGACGCTTCTAAAGACGTTGATACTAAGAAAATTGCTGCTGCTCAATTGTCTTAA
- the mqo gene encoding malate dehydrogenase (quinone), translating into MKKFLKYLIILIVIFLLLGLVFLFRPIASKTVTTKNDEPIVDVVLIGGGIMSATLGTYLNELEPDWKIQMYERLDQVAQESSAGLNNAGTGHSGFMEMNYTPEKDGKVDIKKAIDTASQFEVSKQFWSYQVKNGVLDEPKSFINPVPHIAFVWGDSVPYMKKRHEAMLQSPMFEGLKYTENPAEIKQWAPLVMQGRDPNQKVAATRMEVGSDVNYGAITSQLINHLQKQSNFKVETSTEVTGISPNADKTWTVSFKNLKDKTESHVKTRHVFIGAGGAAIRLLQMTGLEETKQYAGFPIGGIFLMTDNPAVTSQHTAKVYGKPELGAPPMSVPHIDTRYIDGKKYVLFGPFATYSNKFLKNGSQFDLMDATNKNNVIPMATIGMENLDLVKYLVSQVAMSQKDQFNELKKYYPDAKFEDWKLNQGGQRVQIIKKVPGKDATLQFGTEIFASKDGSITALLGASPGASTSPYIMLNLMEKAFPEQVKGKWNPKLHEIVKSYQQDLNANPALLDQVRTYTSSTLGLNYTPARKAANDATVSTPAVANAQ; encoded by the coding sequence ATGAAGAAATTTTTAAAATACCTGATCATTTTGATCGTTATTTTTCTCCTGCTCGGTCTTGTCTTCCTGTTTCGCCCTATTGCCTCGAAAACCGTTACAACTAAAAATGATGAACCAATTGTAGATGTGGTTCTGATTGGTGGCGGGATCATGAGTGCAACCTTAGGGACTTATCTGAATGAGCTGGAACCTGATTGGAAAATCCAGATGTATGAACGACTGGACCAGGTCGCTCAGGAAAGTTCTGCAGGTTTAAATAATGCGGGTACGGGTCACTCTGGCTTTATGGAAATGAACTACACGCCTGAAAAAGACGGTAAAGTCGATATTAAAAAAGCCATTGATACTGCATCACAGTTTGAAGTCAGTAAGCAGTTCTGGTCTTATCAGGTTAAAAATGGCGTTTTAGATGAGCCTAAAAGCTTTATCAACCCTGTTCCTCATATTGCATTTGTTTGGGGTGACAGCGTTCCTTATATGAAAAAACGCCACGAAGCGATGCTTCAAAGCCCGATGTTTGAGGGTTTAAAGTATACTGAAAACCCTGCTGAGATTAAGCAATGGGCACCTTTGGTCATGCAAGGTCGTGATCCAAATCAGAAAGTTGCTGCAACACGTATGGAAGTCGGTTCAGATGTAAACTATGGTGCGATTACCTCTCAGTTAATTAACCATTTACAAAAACAGTCTAACTTTAAAGTTGAAACTTCAACTGAAGTAACCGGTATCAGTCCAAATGCGGATAAGACCTGGACAGTTTCATTTAAAAATCTAAAAGATAAAACAGAAAGTCACGTGAAAACCCGTCATGTATTTATTGGCGCGGGTGGTGCTGCGATCAGACTTCTACAGATGACGGGTCTGGAAGAAACCAAACAATATGCGGGCTTCCCGATTGGCGGTATTTTCCTGATGACGGATAATCCAGCGGTGACTTCACAACATACTGCAAAAGTTTATGGTAAGCCTGAATTAGGCGCGCCTCCTATGTCAGTTCCACATATTGATACACGTTATATTGATGGCAAAAAATATGTTCTGTTTGGACCATTTGCAACTTATTCAAACAAGTTCCTTAAAAATGGTTCTCAGTTTGATTTGATGGATGCAACCAATAAAAATAACGTGATTCCAATGGCAACGATTGGTATGGAAAATCTTGATCTGGTGAAATATTTAGTCAGCCAGGTTGCGATGTCTCAAAAAGATCAGTTTAATGAGTTGAAGAAATATTATCCTGATGCGAAGTTTGAAGACTGGAAATTAAACCAGGGTGGTCAACGTGTTCAGATCATTAAGAAAGTTCCAGGTAAGGATGCAACCTTACAGTTTGGTACTGAGATTTTTGCTTCTAAAGATGGTTCAATCACTGCGTTGTTAGGTGCTTCACCTGGTGCTTCAACTTCTCCATATATTATGTTGAATTTGATGGAAAAAGCTTTCCCTGAACAGGTTAAAGGTAAGTGGAATCCTAAGTTGCATGAGATTGTAAAATCGTATCAACAGGATTTAAATGCAAACCCTGCTCTGCTTGATCAGGTTCGTACTTATACCAGTTCTACACTTGGTTTGAATTATACGCCTGCGCGTAAAGCTGCCAATGATGCAACTGTCAGTACTCCTGCTGTGGCAAATGCTCAGTAA
- a CDS encoding AAA family ATPase: MTNLDTEKTGYLTQQYDKAVAELEVQTKKYYELEAKAKEYLPAVEQAARSAEHKLKNLCEQKSADLVKQASSESLTKSLTLVPACKYPFVAFVVGLILLFGIPYFLGKFFGLIVSIGIYVWLVRTGMKKQGLLNTAKQRESIQKLSTFPVLLMHFSDKESSDSTFPYLAVRAPVKEGESNTTTWKMDKQYGDLKNADFLVINSSASVNSEFAFVHIPENQGKPQVIGVRANTDGWDWSLYCELMEQLGTQARDEIKAIQSYAEHAEESGRAGQQVDALLQRIKTLKEVEINWSDVSIEEETLDRILKLVDLFISGRKPSPKGVLLYGPPGTGKTLIARKLAKHADCHFEAVNIADLKAGHIGQTAPKVKELWKRCRENAPTILFVDECESAFAKRGGVDNDSFGNELVQTFISEWDGFNQAAGQVFVIGATNRFDILDTAVLSRFTSTVEIGLPSDKERRKILENEFNQADFKLEVSDELVTETTGMSGRDIHTLVATLVAENFNSDLDTDKIVEQVRKLRGKSSTQIKTLSWEDIILPEQSLNEFMNLGKELRNSERLEKMGISTPKGILLYGPPGTGKTQIARVLAGQSGLSFIAAATSDLKANYTGQSGSKVKALFERARSQAPCIVFIDEIDIVAGSRGGSSDGFVQEIVGQLLQEIDGVASKAGQVFLLAASNHPDNIDSALLSRFERKIEIGLPDESSRAKILALLLQNKPVDFDVVTEAENLAAITAGLSGRDLSSLVTRATRKAVSRAMMDGDDIENIKISMDDLNSVSRELETEE; encoded by the coding sequence ATGACAAATTTAGATACGGAAAAGACGGGATATCTGACTCAGCAGTACGATAAAGCTGTCGCTGAACTGGAAGTACAGACAAAAAAATACTATGAACTTGAAGCTAAAGCAAAAGAGTATTTACCGGCAGTTGAGCAGGCAGCACGCAGTGCTGAGCATAAGCTGAAAAATTTATGCGAACAAAAAAGTGCTGATCTGGTTAAACAGGCCAGCAGTGAAAGTTTAACAAAATCTCTGACTCTGGTACCTGCATGCAAATATCCATTTGTAGCCTTTGTAGTCGGACTGATTCTGCTTTTCGGAATCCCTTATTTTCTGGGTAAATTTTTCGGACTGATTGTAAGCATTGGTATATATGTCTGGCTTGTAAGAACTGGAATGAAAAAACAGGGACTCTTAAATACAGCGAAGCAACGTGAATCTATTCAAAAACTGAGTACGTTTCCAGTTTTACTGATGCATTTTTCTGATAAAGAAAGCAGTGACAGCACATTTCCATATCTGGCTGTTCGCGCACCGGTAAAGGAGGGTGAGAGTAATACGACGACCTGGAAAATGGACAAACAGTATGGCGATCTGAAAAATGCAGATTTTCTTGTGATCAATTCTTCAGCATCCGTAAACAGTGAATTTGCTTTTGTTCATATACCTGAAAATCAGGGGAAACCACAGGTTATTGGTGTTAGAGCCAACACGGATGGCTGGGACTGGTCTTTATACTGTGAGCTTATGGAGCAGTTGGGTACTCAGGCCAGAGATGAGATCAAAGCGATTCAGAGCTATGCTGAACATGCCGAAGAAAGTGGTCGCGCAGGGCAGCAGGTTGATGCTTTATTGCAGCGTATTAAAACTTTAAAAGAAGTTGAAATAAACTGGTCAGATGTTTCAATTGAAGAAGAAACACTGGACCGTATTTTAAAACTGGTTGATTTATTTATTTCAGGGCGTAAGCCATCGCCTAAAGGTGTATTGCTGTATGGTCCACCTGGAACAGGTAAAACCCTGATTGCCCGTAAGCTGGCAAAACATGCAGACTGTCATTTTGAAGCTGTCAATATTGCAGATTTAAAAGCCGGGCACATTGGTCAGACTGCACCAAAAGTGAAAGAGCTTTGGAAGCGCTGTCGTGAAAATGCGCCGACTATATTGTTTGTAGATGAATGTGAAAGTGCATTTGCAAAACGTGGCGGTGTCGATAATGACAGCTTCGGTAATGAACTGGTTCAGACTTTTATTTCTGAATGGGATGGTTTTAATCAGGCAGCAGGTCAGGTTTTTGTCATTGGTGCAACCAACCGTTTTGATATTCTGGATACCGCGGTATTGTCCCGTTTCACATCAACTGTTGAAATTGGCCTACCAAGTGATAAAGAGCGTCGAAAAATTCTGGAAAATGAATTCAACCAGGCTGATTTCAAGCTTGAAGTATCCGATGAGCTTGTAACAGAAACGACCGGAATGTCTGGACGGGATATTCATACGCTGGTTGCGACCCTGGTTGCTGAAAATTTCAATTCAGACCTGGATACCGATAAAATTGTTGAGCAGGTGCGCAAGCTGAGAGGCAAGTCTTCAACGCAGATCAAGACTTTATCCTGGGAAGATATCATTTTGCCGGAGCAGTCATTAAATGAGTTTATGAACCTCGGCAAAGAATTACGCAACTCAGAACGTTTGGAAAAAATGGGGATTTCCACGCCTAAAGGTATTTTACTTTATGGTCCGCCAGGAACAGGTAAAACTCAGATCGCACGTGTTCTAGCAGGTCAGTCTGGTCTTTCATTTATTGCAGCAGCAACTTCAGACTTAAAAGCAAATTATACGGGGCAGTCTGGTTCAAAAGTGAAAGCACTGTTTGAGCGTGCACGTTCGCAGGCACCTTGTATCGTATTTATTGATGAAATTGATATCGTTGCAGGTTCAAGAGGCGGCAGTTCGGACGGATTTGTTCAGGAGATCGTTGGGCAGTTGCTTCAGGAAATTGATGGAGTAGCCAGCAAAGCTGGGCAAGTTTTCTTACTGGCAGCGAGTAATCACCCTGACAATATTGATTCTGCTTTGCTTTCCCGCTTTGAGCGAAAAATTGAAATCGGTCTGCCGGATGAAAGTTCACGCGCTAAAATTTTAGCTTTATTGTTGCAAAACAAGCCTGTGGATTTTGATGTTGTAACTGAGGCAGAAAATCTGGCTGCTATCACAGCAGGGTTGTCAGGTCGTGATCTGAGTTCACTGGTGACACGTGCGACACGTAAGGCAGTAAGTCGTGCAATGATGGATGGTGATGATATTGAGAATATTAAAATCAGTATGGATGATTTAAACAGTGTTTCCAGGGAACTGGAAACAGAAGAATAA
- a CDS encoding DUF6351 family protein: protein MSSKYTLHALNLAVCGVLLSACGGGGGGGSGQGNSAAENGKTEKEMVEVLSTRPDLVTDNDVLIALDLPVDVASSEYQVILNGKDITSLFNNSDKAALLQGLRQGDNQLNVSTAKHFQNLVLTNHSTDGPVLSGPQLNPWTCTNGSTDASCNKPVQYNYYYKDKVGLIQEYNTAKPPAAGLIATATTDAGVTVPFIIREEVGYQNRDEYRYAVLFDPSRPWTALQPQAQFNHKLVVTHGSSCGTDYQSGTSPTVIATSAAILPDITVTALGRGFAVMSTALSNSGHNCNLAVQAESLIMAKERFVEQYGKLRYTIGQGCSGGSLAAQWVANAYPGIYQGILPTCSFPDAWSTASQFADYHLMINYFSKPLQTGALWAEWEIAHVEGHVSQLNSYISELAQFEVARPDGVCNGISESQRYHPVNHPAGVRCSITDAAINMLAPRPEQIWSDNEKRLGRGFAGLPIDNVGVQYGLDSVMNGVISAEKFVLLNERLGGVNIDIKDVPQRLEANEGALRNAYRTGLINVANHLDKVAIIDCRGPDEGLFHDAYRAFAVRARLEKAHGNYNNHVIYGGILALVADPKCLEVSFTDMDRWLAQVEKDNSAVPLAEKLTRNKPADIKDSCMNGVGGIDRSKLCSTTLLPVHRTPRMVAGDSMTTYANKCQLKPLNTSDYGNKVRFTDAQLQRLKAVFPDGVCDYTKAPVGFSQTEAWLSYQDRQGRVIYGGQPLPSVGSKSARGWASGAFQLF from the coding sequence ATGAGCAGTAAATATACATTACATGCCTTAAATCTGGCAGTCTGTGGAGTTTTATTGAGTGCCTGTGGTGGAGGGGGCGGCGGTGGTTCTGGTCAGGGAAATTCTGCTGCTGAAAATGGAAAAACTGAAAAAGAAATGGTGGAAGTTTTATCTACGCGTCCTGATCTGGTCACAGACAATGATGTGCTGATAGCACTGGATCTGCCTGTTGATGTGGCTTCATCTGAGTATCAGGTCATATTAAACGGTAAAGACATCACATCACTTTTTAATAATTCTGACAAAGCTGCTTTGCTTCAGGGGCTGAGGCAAGGGGACAATCAGCTGAATGTCAGTACCGCTAAACACTTTCAGAATCTGGTGCTGACCAATCACAGTACAGATGGACCAGTTTTATCAGGACCTCAGTTAAATCCGTGGACATGTACAAATGGGTCAACGGATGCATCCTGCAATAAGCCAGTGCAGTACAATTATTACTATAAAGACAAGGTCGGTCTGATTCAGGAATACAATACTGCAAAACCGCCGGCAGCAGGTCTGATTGCTACGGCAACAACGGATGCAGGTGTAACGGTTCCTTTTATTATCCGCGAAGAAGTAGGTTATCAGAACCGTGATGAATACCGCTATGCGGTGCTTTTTGATCCATCTAGACCGTGGACAGCCCTGCAACCCCAGGCACAGTTCAATCATAAACTGGTGGTGACGCATGGTTCCAGCTGTGGAACAGATTATCAAAGTGGAACATCTCCAACCGTGATTGCAACTTCTGCAGCTATTTTACCGGACATAACGGTAACTGCGCTGGGACGAGGCTTTGCTGTCATGTCTACAGCACTTTCCAACAGTGGACATAACTGTAATTTAGCTGTTCAGGCAGAATCACTGATCATGGCAAAAGAACGTTTTGTTGAGCAGTATGGAAAACTGCGATATACCATTGGGCAGGGCTGTTCAGGCGGTTCGCTGGCAGCTCAGTGGGTTGCAAATGCATATCCTGGAATTTATCAGGGAATATTACCGACCTGTTCATTCCCTGATGCCTGGAGCACAGCATCACAGTTTGCTGACTACCATCTGATGATCAATTATTTTTCAAAACCCTTACAGACCGGTGCGTTATGGGCTGAATGGGAAATTGCCCATGTTGAAGGACATGTATCTCAGTTAAACAGTTATATCAGTGAACTTGCACAGTTTGAAGTTGCCCGCCCTGATGGAGTATGTAATGGAATTTCTGAAAGTCAGCGTTATCATCCTGTGAATCATCCTGCGGGTGTTCGCTGTTCCATTACAGATGCTGCCATCAATATGCTGGCGCCACGCCCAGAGCAGATCTGGTCGGACAATGAAAAAAGGCTCGGACGTGGTTTTGCAGGTTTACCGATCGACAATGTCGGAGTGCAGTACGGACTGGACAGTGTGATGAATGGCGTGATCAGTGCGGAAAAATTTGTACTGCTGAATGAGCGTCTGGGTGGAGTCAATATTGACATCAAAGATGTACCTCAGCGCCTGGAAGCAAACGAAGGTGCACTAAGAAATGCTTACCGTACCGGTCTGATCAATGTTGCCAATCACCTGGATAAAGTGGCAATTATTGACTGTCGTGGTCCAGATGAAGGTTTATTCCATGATGCCTACAGAGCCTTTGCTGTACGGGCACGACTTGAAAAAGCACATGGAAATTATAACAACCATGTTATTTATGGTGGAATTCTGGCGCTGGTTGCAGATCCGAAGTGTCTGGAAGTCAGCTTTACCGATATGGACCGCTGGTTGGCTCAGGTGGAAAAGGATAACAGCGCAGTTCCTCTGGCTGAAAAGCTGACCAGAAATAAACCAGCCGATATAAAAGACTCGTGTATGAATGGAGTGGGTGGTATTGACCGTTCAAAACTGTGTTCAACCACACTGTTACCTGTTCATAGAACCCCTCGGATGGTTGCAGGCGACAGCATGACGACCTATGCAAATAAATGTCAGTTGAAACCGCTCAATACCTCTGATTATGGCAATAAAGTCCGCTTTACAGATGCTCAGCTGCAACGTCTTAAAGCTGTTTTCCCTGATGGCGTTTGTGATTATACAAAAGCACCTGTTGGTTTCAGTCAGACTGAGGCATGGTTGAGTTATCAGGATAGACAGGGGCGGGTTATTTATGGTGGGCAGCCATTGCCATCGGTGGGCAGTAAGTCTGCACGTGGCTGGGCTTCAGGAGCATTTCAGCTGTTTTGA
- a CDS encoding Lrp/AsnC family transcriptional regulator yields MNDSHYTLDKIDRKILSALRKDGRLTVAQLADLVGLSSSPCWTRVKRLENLNIIEGYTANINPKAIGINELFFIEITLERHDDDILQQFSEALAEMPEVVEAHLVTGDYDYLVKIAVKNAEHYERFLRKNLYSMKAVRHTRSIFALRSLKLANTADLLLIE; encoded by the coding sequence ATGAACGATAGTCACTACACATTAGATAAGATTGACCGCAAAATTTTATCTGCACTCCGTAAGGATGGTCGTCTTACCGTTGCACAGCTTGCAGATCTGGTGGGGCTGTCTTCTTCTCCCTGCTGGACTCGGGTCAAGCGTCTGGAAAATCTGAATATTATTGAAGGCTATACCGCAAATATCAATCCTAAAGCCATTGGTATCAATGAGCTGTTTTTCATCGAAATCACTCTGGAAAGACACGATGATGATATTTTACAGCAGTTCAGTGAAGCCCTTGCAGAAATGCCTGAAGTTGTAGAGGCTCATCTGGTCACAGGTGATTATGATTATCTGGTAAAAATAGCGGTAAAAAATGCTGAACACTATGAACGCTTTTTAAGAAAGAACCTCTATTCAATGAAAGCTGTACGCCATACCCGGTCTATTTTTGCTCTGCGTTCGCTGAAACTGGCAAACACAGCTGACCTGCTGCTGATAGAGTGA